A single region of the Octopus bimaculoides isolate UCB-OBI-ISO-001 chromosome 6, ASM119413v2, whole genome shotgun sequence genome encodes:
- the LOC106881452 gene encoding pre-mRNA-processing factor 19, whose translation MALCCALSNETPEHPCISPVSGHIFERRLLEKYIQENGTDPMNGEKLTTDVLVDIKASPLIKPRPPSATSIPAILKSLQDEWDAVMLHSFTLRQQLQTARQELSHALYQHDAACRVIARLTKEVTAAREALATLKPQAGIVAGPAGYAAPTPQPAYAAEAGPEAAQQPTEGAGMTEEVLQKLQDKATLLTAERKKRGKTVPEGLASSEDIRGYRQLASHTGLHSASVPGIVSLDICLRDTSKIVTGGNDKNAVVFNKDTEQVMAILKGHTKKVTSVIYHPEEDLVFTASPDSSIRVWGIQTAQCGQVIRAHEAPVTGLSLHATGDYLLSSSTDTYWAFSDIRTGKVLTKVTDTSSPHPLTCAQFHPDGLIFGTGTEDYMIKIWDLKEQINVANFPGHMGPITSIAFSENGYYLATAAEDAVVKLWDLRKLKNFKTIQLDDKYEVRSLCFDQSGSYLAVAGTDVRVYLCKQWQDLAVFNDHTASATGVRFGHNATFVASASMDRSVKFFGMN comes from the exons ATGGCGCTTTGCTGTGCAC TTAGCAATGAAACCCCTGAACATCCTTGCATTTCACCGGTATCAGGTCATATCTTTGAGCGTAGACTTTTGGAAAAGTACATTCAAGAAAATGGAACTGATCCAATGAATGGGGAAAAGCTGACAACTGATGTTCTTGTTGATATTAAAG CTTCACCTCTAATTAAACCTCGACCACCTTCAGCTACAAGTATTCCAGCCATTCTAAAATCTTTGCAAGATGAATGG gATGCTGTCATGTTACACAGTTTCACTCTACGACAACAATTACAGACAGCTAGACAAG AATTATCTCATGCTTTGTATCAGCATGATGCTGCCTGTCGTGTAATAGCTCGTCTCACAAAGGAAGTAACTGCTGCAAGAGAAG CTTTGGCTACTCTCAAACCCCAAGCAGGTATTGTTGCTGGGCCTGCTGGTTATGCTGCACCAACACCACAACCT gCTTATGCAGCAGAAGCAGGACCTGAAGCTGCTCAGCAGCCAACAGAGGGCGCTGGCATGACAGAAGAAGTCCTTCAGAAG cTCCAAGACAAAGCCACTTTGTTAACAGCTGAACGAAAGAag aGAGGTAAAACTGTTCCTGAAGGTTTGGCGAGCTCAGAAGATATTCGTGGCTACAGACAATTGGCTTCACACACT GGTCTTCATAGTGCTAGTGTTCCTGGTATTGTATCATTGGACATTTGTTTGCGAGATACATCGAAGATAGTTACAG GTGGGAATGACAAGAATGCTGTTGTTTTCAACAAAGATACAGAACAAGTTATGGCAATTCTTAAGGGACATACAAAGAAAGTTACCAGTGTCATCTACCATCCAGAAGAA GATCTGGTGTTTACAGCATCTCCTGATAGCAGCATCCGTGTTTGGGGCATTCAGACTGCTCAGTGTGGTCAAGTGATTCGTGCTCACGAAGCTCCTGTTACTGGTCTGAGTCTTCATGCTACTGGAGATTACTTACTCAGTAGTTCCACCGATACA taTTGGGCTTTCTCAGATATTCGAACTGGTAAAGTGTTAACTAAAGTCACTGATACATCTTCTCCACACC cTCTGACTTGTGCACAATTCCATCCTGATGGTCTTATTTTTGGAACTGGAACTGAGGATTATATGATTAAAATCTGGGATTTGAAAGAACAGATCAATGTAGCTAACTTCCCTGGGCACATGGGCCCAATTACCAGTATTGCATTTTCTGAAAATG GTTACTACCTTGCTACTGCTGCTGAAGATGCTGTTGTGAAACTGTGGGATTTGCGTAAATTGAAAAACTTCAAGACTATCCAACTGGACGATAAATATGAAGTACGCAGTCTTTGTTTTGATCAGAGTGGATCTTATCTTGCTGTGGCAGGTACTGATGTTAG